One window from the genome of Leptotrichia trevisanii DSM 22070 encodes:
- the rplF gene encoding 50S ribosomal protein L6 → MSRIGKKPITIPAGVEVKQDGNTFTVKGPKGQLVRELSSEIKVNIDGNEITFERSNDLPNIRALHGTTRANLNNMIVGVSEGFTKGLELVGVGYRVQSSGKGLTLSLGYSHPVEIEAVEGITFKVEGNTKISVEGIDKQLVGQVAANIRAKRPPEPYKGKGVKYADEVIRRKEGKKG, encoded by the coding sequence ATGTCAAGAATAGGTAAAAAACCTATAACTATACCTGCTGGTGTTGAGGTTAAGCAGGATGGAAATACTTTTACTGTAAAAGGGCCAAAAGGGCAATTAGTAAGAGAATTAAGCAGTGAAATTAAAGTAAATATTGATGGTAATGAAATTACATTTGAAAGATCAAATGATTTACCAAATATCAGAGCTCTTCATGGGACTACAAGAGCAAACTTAAACAATATGATTGTTGGAGTAAGTGAAGGATTCACTAAAGGATTGGAATTAGTCGGAGTAGGATACAGAGTACAATCTAGCGGAAAAGGATTAACTTTGTCTTTAGGATATTCACATCCAGTTGAAATTGAAGCAGTAGAAGGAATTACTTTCAAAGTTGAAGGAAATACTAAAATTTCTGTTGAAGGAATTGACAAACAATTAGTTGGACAAGTTGCCGCAAACATCAGAGCTAAACGTCCACCTGAACCATATAAAGGAAAAGGTGTTAAATACGCTGATGAAGTAATTAGAAGAAAAGAAGGTAAGAAAGGATAG
- the rpsH gene encoding 30S ribosomal protein S8 yields MYLTDPIADMLTRIRNGNMAKHAQVAIPFSRIKESIANILKNEGYINGYEIKEEGAIKNIVVSLKTVDGEAVIKGLKRISKPGRRVYTSVESLPKVLGGLGIAIVSTPQGVITDKECRKHNVGGEVLCYVW; encoded by the coding sequence ATGTATTTAACAGATCCTATTGCTGATATGCTTACTAGAATCAGAAACGGAAACATGGCTAAACATGCACAAGTTGCAATACCATTTTCAAGAATTAAAGAAAGTATAGCGAATATATTAAAAAATGAAGGATATATAAACGGTTATGAAATCAAAGAAGAAGGAGCTATAAAAAATATAGTTGTATCTTTAAAAACTGTAGATGGAGAAGCTGTAATCAAAGGATTGAAAAGAATATCAAAACCTGGAAGAAGAGTTTACACATCTGTAGAAAGCTTGCCTAAAGTATTAGGTGGATTAGGAATTGCCATTGTCTCAACACCACAAGGTGTTATTACAGACAAGGAATGCAGAAAGCATAACGTTGGTGGAGAAGTTCTTTGCTACGTGTGGTAA
- the rpsN gene encoding 30S ribosomal protein S14 — protein sequence MAKKAMVERNLKREKTVDKYAAKRAELKARAKKGDREAILELSKLPRNASPTRVRNRCQINGRPRGYMREFGISRVMFRQLAGEGVIPGVKKSSW from the coding sequence ATGGCTAAAAAAGCAATGGTTGAAAGAAACTTAAAAAGAGAAAAAACAGTTGATAAATATGCAGCTAAAAGAGCTGAATTAAAAGCAAGAGCTAAAAAAGGTGATAGAGAAGCAATTTTAGAATTATCTAAATTACCAAGAAACGCTTCACCTACAAGAGTTAGAAATAGATGTCAAATTAACGGAAGACCAAGAGGATATATGAGAGAATTTGGTATTTCAAGAGTTATGTTCAGACAATTAGCAGGAGAGGGAGTTATCCCTGGAGTAAAAAAATCAAGTTGGTAA
- the rplE gene encoding 50S ribosomal protein L5: MAEKYIPRLQKLYKDEIVSSLLKELNLSNVMQVPKLDKIVVNMGIGEAVSNPKLIDTAIAELAQITGQQPVPRAARKSEAGFKLREGQKIGAKVTLRKEKMYEFLDRLISITLPRVRDFEGVSPKGFDGRGNYTLGLREQIVFPEIEIDKVDKIFGLGITIVSTAQNDEQGRALLKAFGMPFAK, encoded by the coding sequence ATGGCTGAAAAATATATTCCAAGATTACAGAAATTATACAAAGATGAAATAGTTTCATCATTATTGAAAGAATTAAATTTATCTAACGTTATGCAAGTACCAAAACTTGATAAAATAGTAGTGAATATGGGGATTGGAGAAGCAGTAAGCAATCCTAAGTTAATAGATACGGCTATTGCTGAATTGGCACAAATTACAGGACAACAGCCTGTACCAAGAGCAGCTAGAAAATCAGAAGCTGGATTTAAATTAAGAGAAGGACAAAAAATTGGAGCAAAAGTTACATTAAGAAAAGAAAAAATGTATGAATTCCTAGATAGATTAATCAGTATCACATTACCAAGGGTAAGAGATTTTGAAGGTGTTTCACCTAAAGGTTTTGATGGAAGAGGGAACTATACATTAGGATTAAGAGAACAAATCGTATTCCCTGAAATTGAAATTGATAAAGTAGATAAAATCTTTGGATTAGGAATTACAATCGTGTCTACAGCACAAAATGATGAGCAAGGAAGAGCTTTATTAAAAGCATTCGGAATGCCGTTTGCAAAATAG
- the rplX gene encoding 50S ribosomal protein L24: MAKPNLKSVPKRLHVRTGDTVIVISGRSKDLLRNENSTQTGDKGKIGKVLKVFPKTGKIIVEGVNIKKRHIKPNAMNPQGEVVEREMPIFSSKVMLWDEGAGKPTRVRKEIRDGKKVRISVVSGNEI, from the coding sequence GTGGCTAAACCAAACTTAAAATCAGTACCTAAAAGATTACATGTTAGAACTGGAGATACAGTTATTGTAATTAGTGGTAGATCAAAAGATTTGTTACGTAATGAAAACAGTACGCAAACTGGAGATAAAGGAAAAATTGGAAAAGTATTAAAAGTATTCCCTAAAACTGGAAAAATAATTGTTGAAGGTGTAAATATCAAAAAAAGACATATTAAACCTAATGCAATGAACCCACAAGGCGAAGTTGTAGAAAGAGAAATGCCAATTTTCTCATCTAAAGTAATGCTTTGGGATGAAGGGGCAGGGAAACCTACAAGAGTAAGAAAAGAAATTAGAGATGGAAAAAAAGTAAGAATATCAGTTGTGTCTGGTAATGAAATATAA
- the rplN gene encoding 50S ribosomal protein L14: protein MVQQQTMLNVADNTGAKKIMVIRVLGGSRRRFGKIGDIVVATVKEAIPNGNVKKGDVVKAVIVRTRKELKRADGSYIKFDDNAAVILNTALEVRGTRIFGPVARELRAKNFMKIVSLAPEVL from the coding sequence ATGGTTCAACAACAAACGATGCTTAATGTTGCTGATAACACTGGAGCTAAAAAAATCATGGTTATTAGAGTATTAGGTGGATCAAGAAGAAGATTCGGTAAAATAGGAGACATCGTAGTAGCAACAGTAAAAGAAGCTATACCAAACGGAAACGTTAAGAAAGGTGATGTAGTAAAAGCTGTAATCGTTAGAACAAGAAAAGAATTAAAAAGAGCAGATGGTTCATATATAAAATTTGATGACAATGCGGCAGTTATATTAAATACAGCATTAGAAGTAAGAGGAACAAGAATTTTTGGACCTGTAGCAAGAGAATTAAGAGCGAAAAACTTTATGAAAATAGTTTCTCTAGCACCGGAAGTATTATAG
- the rpsQ gene encoding 30S ribosomal protein S17 has protein sequence MENKRNERKVREGIVVSNKMDKTVVVLEETMKLHKLYKKRVKTSKKYKAHDENNDCGIGDKVQIMETRPLSKDKRWRVVTILERAK, from the coding sequence GTGGAAAATAAAAGAAACGAAAGAAAAGTAAGAGAAGGAATCGTTGTTTCTAACAAAATGGATAAAACGGTAGTTGTTCTTGAAGAAACAATGAAATTACACAAACTTTATAAAAAAAGAGTAAAAACTTCTAAAAAATATAAAGCACACGATGAAAACAATGACTGTGGAATCGGAGATAAAGTGCAAATTATGGAAACTAGACCATTAAGTAAAGATAAGAGATGGAGAGTTGTTACTATCTTAGAAAGAGCTAAATAA
- the rpmC gene encoding 50S ribosomal protein L29, with protein MTINEIRELSLEELEVKVNELKQELFNLKFQKTLGQLQNTAKIRDVKRTIARLKTVVTEKTGK; from the coding sequence ATGACAATTAACGAAATTAGAGAATTATCATTGGAAGAATTGGAAGTTAAAGTAAATGAATTGAAACAAGAATTATTTAATTTAAAATTTCAAAAAACTCTTGGACAATTACAAAACACTGCTAAAATACGAGATGTTAAAAGAACAATAGCAAGACTAAAAACTGTTGTAACTGAAAAAACTGGTAAATAG
- the rplP gene encoding 50S ribosomal protein L16, with protein sequence MLIPKRTKYRKQFRGKMGGVATKGNKVDFGEFGLAAREFGWITSRQIEACRVTINRTFKREGKIWIRIFPDKPYTKRPEGTRMGKGKGNAEGWVAVVKKDKVMFEVGGVSEEKAKEALRKAGHKLPIKVKFVRKEEVGGDK encoded by the coding sequence ATGTTAATACCTAAAAGAACGAAATATAGAAAACAGTTCAGAGGAAAAATGGGTGGTGTAGCAACTAAAGGAAACAAAGTTGATTTTGGTGAATTTGGACTTGCCGCTAGAGAATTTGGTTGGATTACTTCAAGACAAATCGAGGCTTGTAGGGTAACAATCAATAGAACATTTAAAAGAGAAGGTAAAATCTGGATAAGAATATTCCCTGATAAACCTTATACTAAAAGACCTGAAGGAACAAGAATGGGTAAAGGTAAAGGTAATGCAGAAGGTTGGGTAGCAGTAGTTAAAAAAGATAAAGTAATGTTTGAAGTTGGTGGAGTATCTGAAGAGAAAGCCAAAGAAGCATTAAGAAAAGCTGGACATAAACTACCTATAAAAGTTAAATTTGTTAGAAAAGAAGAAGTAGGTGGTGATAAGTAA
- the rpsC gene encoding 30S ribosomal protein S3, with protein sequence MGQKVDPRGIRLGITRTWDSKWFAEGKEYVSNFHEDLKIKEYIKKNYYHAGISSIQIERTSPTEVAVIIETGKAGILIGRKGQEIEALKVKLEKLTGKRVQIKVQEIKNPNKDAQLVAESIATAIEKRVAYKRAVQQAIQRAEKAGIKGIKVMVSGRLNGAEIARSEWTLSGRVPLHTLRADVDYATATAHTTYGALGLKVWIFNGEVLSTTKEGENE encoded by the coding sequence GTGGGACAAAAAGTAGATCCTAGGGGGATAAGATTAGGAATCACAAGAACTTGGGATTCAAAATGGTTCGCTGAGGGAAAAGAATACGTAAGTAACTTTCATGAAGATTTAAAAATTAAAGAATATATTAAGAAAAACTATTACCACGCAGGGATTTCTTCTATTCAAATAGAAAGAACATCACCTACAGAAGTAGCAGTTATTATAGAAACTGGAAAAGCTGGAATCTTAATCGGAAGAAAAGGGCAAGAAATCGAGGCTTTAAAAGTAAAATTAGAAAAATTAACTGGTAAAAGAGTACAAATTAAAGTACAGGAAATTAAAAACCCTAATAAAGACGCTCAATTAGTAGCAGAAAGCATTGCAACAGCAATTGAAAAAAGGGTTGCTTATAAAAGAGCAGTTCAACAAGCTATTCAAAGAGCAGAAAAAGCTGGGATTAAAGGAATTAAAGTTATGGTATCGGGAAGATTGAATGGTGCCGAAATTGCAAGAAGTGAATGGACACTTTCAGGAAGAGTACCACTACATACTTTAAGAGCAGATGTTGATTATGCAACAGCTACTGCACACACTACATACGGTGCTTTAGGATTAAAAGTATGGATATTTAATGGTGAAGTTCTTTCTACTACAAAGGAAGGAGAAAACGAATAA
- the rplV gene encoding 50S ribosomal protein L22: MAVVAKLKYQRLSPQKARLVADIVRGKNALQALNILKFTNKKAALYIEKTLRSAIANAEHNNNMDPDKLFVSKILIDKGPVLKRISPRAMGRADIIRKPTAHITVEVDERED, from the coding sequence ATGGCAGTAGTAGCTAAATTGAAATACCAAAGATTAAGCCCTCAAAAAGCAAGATTAGTTGCTGATATTGTAAGAGGGAAAAATGCATTGCAAGCATTGAACATTTTAAAATTTACAAATAAAAAAGCAGCATTATACATAGAAAAAACATTAAGATCAGCAATTGCAAACGCTGAACATAATAACAATATGGATCCTGATAAACTGTTTGTATCAAAAATATTAATTGATAAAGGGCCAGTATTGAAAAGAATCAGCCCAAGAGCAATGGGAAGAGCTGACATTATTAGAAAACCAACAGCTCACATCACAGTAGAAGTTGATGAAAGAGAAGATTAA
- the rpsS gene encoding 30S ribosomal protein S19, translating into MARSLKKGPFVDAYLLEKIEALGGKKQVIKTWSRRSTIFPQFIGHTFAVYNGKKHIPVYVTEEMVGHKLGEFAPTRTFYGHGKDAKKGKK; encoded by the coding sequence ATGGCTCGTTCATTAAAAAAAGGACCTTTTGTTGATGCATATTTATTAGAAAAAATAGAAGCATTGGGAGGTAAAAAACAAGTTATTAAAACATGGTCTAGAAGATCAACTATATTCCCTCAATTTATTGGACATACTTTTGCTGTCTATAATGGTAAAAAACATATACCTGTATATGTAACTGAGGAAATGGTTGGACATAAATTAGGTGAATTTGCACCAACTAGAACTTTCTACGGACATGGAAAAGACGCTAAAAAAGGTAAAAAATAA
- the rplB gene encoding 50S ribosomal protein L2, with product MPIKKLKPMTSGTRHMSILVNKELDKVRPEKSLVEPLNSSYGIDNYGHRTGRNRHKGHKRLYRVIDWKRNKIGIPAKVATLEYDPNRTANIALLHYVDGEKRYILAPNGLKKGDIVLAGEGADIKPGNALKLKDLPVGTVIHNVELMPGKGGQLARSAGTAARLVAKEGTYCHVELPSGELRLIHKECMATIGTVGNSEHSLVSLGKAGRNRHLGRKPHVRGSVMNPVDHPHGGGEGRSPIGRKSPVTPWGKPTLGKKTRGKKLSDKFIVRGRKK from the coding sequence ATGCCAATAAAAAAATTAAAACCGATGACTAGTGGGACACGGCATATGTCGATATTAGTTAATAAGGAATTAGATAAGGTAAGACCTGAAAAATCTCTAGTTGAACCGTTAAATTCATCTTACGGAATTGACAACTATGGACATAGAACAGGTAGAAACAGACATAAAGGACACAAGAGATTATATAGAGTAATCGACTGGAAAAGAAATAAAATTGGAATACCAGCAAAAGTTGCAACTCTTGAATATGATCCAAACAGAACTGCAAACATTGCATTGTTACACTATGTTGATGGAGAAAAAAGATATATCTTAGCTCCAAACGGACTTAAAAAAGGTGACATTGTATTAGCAGGAGAAGGTGCAGATATCAAACCTGGAAATGCGTTAAAATTAAAAGACTTACCAGTAGGGACAGTTATTCACAATGTAGAACTTATGCCTGGTAAAGGTGGACAGTTGGCAAGATCAGCAGGAACAGCTGCAAGACTTGTTGCAAAAGAAGGGACTTACTGCCACGTGGAATTACCATCTGGAGAATTAAGACTTATCCATAAGGAATGTATGGCTACAATCGGAACAGTAGGAAATTCTGAACATTCATTAGTATCATTAGGAAAAGCTGGAAGAAATAGACACTTAGGAAGAAAACCTCACGTTAGAGGATCAGTAATGAATCCTGTGGATCACCCACACGGAGGAGGAGAAGGAAGATCTCCAATTGGTAGAAAATCACCAGTTACACCTTGGGGTAAACCTACACTTGGTAAAAAAACTAGAGGTAAAAAACTTAGTGATAAATTCATCGTTAGAGGAAGAAAAAAATAG
- the rplW gene encoding 50S ribosomal protein L23, whose translation MHITDIIKKPVINTEKARNLLENNEYVFIVDRRANKLQIKDAVEKLFNVKVQGVNTLNVKPKNKRFRMSMYKTATIKKAVVKLKDGESITAYEG comes from the coding sequence ATGCATATTACTGATATTATCAAAAAACCTGTAATTAATACAGAAAAAGCAAGAAATTTATTGGAAAATAATGAATATGTTTTTATAGTAGATAGAAGAGCAAACAAACTTCAAATTAAAGATGCAGTTGAAAAACTATTCAATGTAAAAGTTCAAGGTGTAAATACTTTAAACGTTAAACCGAAAAACAAAAGATTCAGAATGTCAATGTATAAGACAGCCACTATCAAAAAAGCAGTTGTTAAATTGAAAGATGGAGAATCTATTACAGCTTACGAAGGATAA
- the rplD gene encoding 50S ribosomal protein L4, translating to MPVLNIYKLDGSQAGTIEVNNDIFGIEPNKHVMHEVLVAELAEARQGSASTKTRAEVRGGGRKPFRQKGTGRARQGSTRAPHMVGGGVVHGPKPRNYAKKVNKKVRKLALKSALATKISEGNLIVLDDFVLETPKTKTFINFAKALNFDGAKQLYVTNDDADNIDRDYFLYLSTRNIEKVAAINTRDLSIYWLIKQDKVILTKEALATIEEVLA from the coding sequence ATGCCAGTTTTAAATATATATAAATTAGACGGTTCACAAGCAGGAACTATTGAAGTAAATAACGACATATTTGGAATTGAACCAAATAAACACGTAATGCACGAAGTTTTAGTAGCAGAATTAGCTGAAGCCAGACAAGGATCTGCCTCAACAAAGACAAGAGCAGAAGTAAGAGGTGGAGGAAGAAAACCTTTTAGACAAAAAGGAACAGGAAGAGCCAGACAAGGTTCTACAAGAGCACCACACATGGTAGGTGGAGGAGTAGTTCACGGGCCAAAACCAAGAAACTATGCTAAAAAAGTAAATAAAAAAGTTAGAAAACTAGCTTTGAAATCAGCTTTAGCAACAAAAATTAGCGAAGGAAACTTAATTGTATTAGATGATTTCGTATTGGAAACACCAAAAACAAAAACATTTATTAATTTTGCAAAAGCATTGAATTTTGATGGAGCAAAACAATTATATGTAACAAATGATGACGCTGATAATATAGATAGAGATTATTTCTTATATTTATCAACTAGAAATATTGAAAAAGTTGCAGCAATAAATACAAGAGATTTAAGCATCTACTGGTTAATCAAACAAGACAAGGTAATCTTAACTAAAGAAGCTCTTGCAACAATCGAGGAGGTGTTAGCATAA
- the rplC gene encoding 50S ribosomal protein L3 has protein sequence MILGKKIGMTQIFEDEKLIPVTVIEAGTNFITQIKTEEKEGYNAITLAYGDKKEKNTTKPLLGVFKKAGITPKRFLKEFKVANPADFTLGQEIKVDVLEGIEFVDISGTSKGKGTAGVMKRHNFGGNRASHGVSRNHRLGGSNAGGAASNSNVPKGKKMAGRLGAEKVTVQNLQVIKFDVENSLLLVKGAVPGPKNGYLVIKKSVKKY, from the coding sequence ATGATATTAGGTAAAAAAATCGGAATGACTCAAATTTTTGAAGATGAAAAATTAATTCCAGTTACAGTAATTGAAGCAGGAACTAACTTCATTACACAAATTAAGACTGAGGAAAAAGAAGGGTACAATGCTATCACACTAGCTTATGGAGATAAAAAAGAAAAAAATACTACTAAACCATTATTAGGTGTATTTAAAAAAGCAGGAATTACTCCAAAAAGATTTCTTAAAGAATTTAAAGTAGCTAATCCAGCTGACTTTACATTAGGACAAGAAATTAAAGTAGACGTATTGGAAGGTATCGAATTTGTTGATATTTCTGGAACTTCAAAAGGTAAAGGGACTGCAGGGGTTATGAAAAGACATAACTTTGGTGGAAACAGAGCTTCACACGGGGTTTCAAGAAACCATAGACTTGGAGGTTCTAACGCAGGAGGAGCCGCATCAAACAGTAATGTGCCAAAAGGTAAAAAAATGGCTGGAAGATTGGGAGCTGAAAAAGTAACAGTTCAAAACTTGCAAGTTATTAAATTTGATGTGGAAAACAGTCTTTTATTAGTAAAAGGTGCTGTTCCAGGGCCAAAAAATGGTTATTTAGTTATCAAAAAATCGGTAAAGAAATATTAA
- the rpsJ gene encoding 30S ribosomal protein S10 translates to MDKIRIYLQSYDHKLLDQSAKKIAEVAKKNGSELAGPLPLPTKTKKYTVLRSVHVNKDSREQFEMRIHRRFVEIKNSNQQIVNALASLNLPSGVGVEIKQS, encoded by the coding sequence TTGGATAAAATAAGAATATATTTACAATCTTATGATCACAAACTGTTGGATCAATCTGCTAAAAAAATCGCAGAAGTAGCTAAGAAAAATGGTTCAGAATTAGCAGGACCGCTTCCATTGCCTACAAAAACTAAAAAATATACAGTTTTAAGATCAGTTCACGTAAATAAAGATTCAAGAGAACAATTTGAAATGAGAATTCACAGAAGATTTGTAGAAATCAAAAATTCAAATCAACAAATCGTAAATGCATTAGCATCATTAAACTTGCCATCAGGTGTGGGAGTTGAAATTAAGCAATCGTAA
- the tuf gene encoding elongation factor Tu encodes MAKAKFERSKPHVNVGTIGHVDHGKTTTTAAISKVLAEKGLAEKVDFENIDQAPEERERGITINTAHIEYETENRHYAHVDCPGHADYVKNMITGAAQMDGAILVVSAADGPMPQTREHILLARQVGVPYIVVYLNKVDMVDDEELLELVEMEVRELLTEYGFPGDDVPVIKGSSLGALNGEAQWVERIMELMNAVDEYIPTPERPVDQAFLMPIEDVFTITGRGTVVTGRVERGVINVGEEVEIVGIKPTTKTTVTGVEMFRKLLDSGQAGDNIGALLRGTKKEEVERGQVLAKPGTITPHTGFKSEVYVLTKDEGGRHTPFFTGYKPQFYFRTTDITGEVNLPEGVEMVMPGDNIEMTVELIHPIAMEEGLRFAIREGGRTVASGVVATITK; translated from the coding sequence ATGGCAAAAGCTAAATTCGAGAGAAGCAAACCACACGTAAACGTAGGAACAATCGGACACGTAGATCACGGGAAAACAACAACAACAGCAGCAATATCAAAAGTATTGGCTGAAAAAGGACTGGCTGAAAAAGTTGATTTTGAAAATATCGACCAAGCCCCTGAAGAAAGAGAAAGAGGGATTACAATCAACACAGCTCACATTGAGTATGAAACAGAAAACAGACACTATGCTCACGTTGACTGTCCAGGCCATGCCGATTATGTAAAAAATATGATTACAGGAGCAGCTCAAATGGATGGAGCAATCCTAGTAGTATCAGCAGCTGATGGGCCTATGCCTCAAACAAGAGAACACATCCTGCTTGCAAGACAAGTTGGAGTTCCTTACATTGTAGTTTACTTAAACAAAGTTGACATGGTAGACGACGAAGAATTATTAGAATTAGTAGAAATGGAAGTAAGAGAATTACTTACAGAATACGGATTCCCAGGAGATGATGTACCAGTAATTAAAGGATCTTCATTAGGAGCATTAAATGGAGAAGCTCAATGGGTAGAAAGAATCATGGAATTAATGAACGCAGTTGACGAATATATTCCAACACCAGAAAGACCGGTAGACCAAGCATTCTTAATGCCAATTGAAGACGTATTCACAATTACAGGAAGAGGAACAGTTGTAACAGGAAGAGTTGAAAGAGGAGTAATCAACGTTGGTGAGGAAGTGGAAATTGTAGGAATCAAACCAACGACAAAGACTACTGTAACAGGAGTAGAAATGTTCAGAAAGCTATTGGATTCAGGACAAGCTGGGGACAATATCGGAGCATTGTTAAGAGGGACTAAGAAAGAAGAAGTTGAAAGAGGGCAAGTACTTGCTAAACCAGGGACAATCACTCCACATACAGGATTCAAGTCAGAAGTATACGTATTGACAAAAGATGAAGGAGGAAGACATACACCATTCTTCACAGGATACAAACCACAATTCTACTTCAGAACGACTGACATCACAGGAGAAGTTAATTTGCCAGAAGGTGTAGAAATGGTAATGCCTGGAGACAACATTGAAATGACAGTTGAATTGATTCACCCAATCGCAATGGAAGAAGGATTAAGATTTGCGATAAGAGAAGGTGGAAGAACAGTAGCTTCAGGAGTAGTAGCAACTATTACTAAATAG